CGTCAGGCAAATAAATTGATGTTGGCTGATTGTGGAGATAGCTGTGCGCACCGTTTGCTGGAGCATAATATAACGGCGGATGAATTGGATGCCATATTTATTACTCATTATCATCCAGATCATATTGGTGGTCTGTTTATGCTTTTGCAAATGTTATATTTGCAAAATAGGACACGAGATCTTCTTTTGTTCTTACCGGAAAGGCCTGCTTCATTTTTGGAAATATTACAATTGATGTATACTTATCCGCAAAAATTTGGCTTTAACTTGTTGATTCGTGATATGGAACAGGCAGAATTGTATT
The genomic region above belongs to Candidatus Cloacimonas sp. and contains:
- a CDS encoding MBL fold metallo-hydrolase → MELIILGSGSGIPQLDKHLSSVLVRQANKLMLADCGDSCAHRLLEHNITADELDAIFITHYHPDHIGGLFMLLQMLYLQNRTRDLLLFLPERPASFLEILQLMYTYPQKFGFNLLIRDMEQAELY